From a single Lolium rigidum isolate FL_2022 chromosome 7, APGP_CSIRO_Lrig_0.1, whole genome shotgun sequence genomic region:
- the LOC124673689 gene encoding protein REDUCED CHLOROPLAST COVERAGE 1 — protein MAPKSKRGKAKGEKKKKDEKVLPVAIDIIVNLPDQSDVILKGISTDRIIDVRRLLCVNTATCAITNYSLSHETRDGHLKDGADIATLKPYTLTLLEGEYDEDSAVAHVRRLLDIVACTASFGLPPPPPPPPSPKDADTAKELSNSKPAAAGSSGGRRMASPPPLPKESPAKDAEAAAKEAAASAELEAEMSGACPRLGAFYEFFSLANLTPPLHFIKRVTQPRQEEQPSDDHLFYLEAKLCNGKFVIVEARRKGFFSFGKQRVLCHNLVDLLRHLSRAFDNAYEDLMKAFLERNKFGNFPYGYRANTWLVPPIAAQSPSTFPPLPAEDETWGGNGGGWGRDGKSDMLPWADEFLYLTSMPCKTAEEREIRDRRAFLLHSLFVDVAIFRAIAAVRHVMESTDVLASTKIDDVLHSETVGNFSITVTRDSSDASCKLDTKIDGSRATGMDSKHLAERNLLKGITADENTAAHDVDSLGIVNLRYCGYVAVAKVNNIEKTIVNSSIKPADITDQPEGGAHALNINSLRMLLNEASATGEKKIHTQSHRQEELTTAQTFAENLLKESLRKLEEEETDKQSFMRWELGACWVQHLQDQKNSDKEKKQGGEKEKKKMADKSVKETKIEGLGKPLKALKHSKNVVDTAEKGPSSGNKNLSDGISSVESQKVEPSSVELPQGDCIASENESLLKDVLPDSAFTRLKDSETGLHQKSPPELIEMALKYYDEVALPKLVADFGSLELSPVDGRTLTDFMHTRGLQMRSLGRVVKLSEKLSHVQSLCVHEMIVRAFKHIVRSVIAAISDMRQLALTIAAVMNLLLGVPESELSGSSPAVHPVVWRWLVAFLKKRYQFELTEQHYDDVRKYAILRGLCHKVGIELAPRDFVMDSAFPFYKQDIISLVPVHKQVACSSADGRQLLESSKTALDKGKLEDAVNYGTKALAKLIMVCGPYHRMTAGAYSLLAVVLYHTGDFNQATIYQQKALDINERELGLDHPDTMKSYGDLAVFYYRLQHTELALKYVKRALYLLHLTCGPSHPNTAATYINVAMMEEGLGNVHVALRYLHKALKCNQRLLGPDHIQTAASYHAIAIALSLMEAYSLSVQHEQTTLQILRAKLGPDDLRTQDAAAWLEYFESKVIEQQEAARNGTRKPDASIASKGHLSVSDLLDYINPNEESKGRDSESGKRRYSSIKVLSHSSENSNVVSPDTSPRDSTIAIIDEEKPSNELLQDDSAKVMDIPETEVKESPLSMEVSPPSEQLVERAEVNINSPREIFEDEILEQDDGWLPVQRPKSAAVLGKQIKHYRPAIRKAYDSENHTPVDASQYKPRNSYSNNRYYFLKKRTVVPAAYTDPQQHMKVQTSTARFGRKIYKAMTYRIKPATSSTEVQDTSTTTERISGKEEAQIAYSHVHNHSVDMKASEPHGALVVSSGNPPSYKDVALARPGTIAKTQMQKPRDDVLHPSLGQIIAQEMKDSLVDAVQVDQKSVPSNTNNSKERNNVPEEMQHSEQSRESQSEHESDNTGKDDLPDKLTPNTEKSSGSGSADGKTDITLFSNKGQEPTSGGNCGAATEFSDSTVPAKAEKSAKSGIQFPEESLPTSIEPITVSAHTASMPEGLGAVESEKSKPELLLSNIDIKEMSNKKLSAAAPPFNPSPPAILSPLAVSASVGLPPPGPIPGVGPWPMNVSMHPGHSNMVPNGPPLCTSPHHLYPPAPRSPNLLHPVPFLYPPYSQSQMVPSSTFPMNTTIFRPNHYGWQPYMSPAASEFVPGPAWSNSHPVAYIPTPHVPDTISQSLADTHVLSDAAVVSVGPSLDSNMVAVKEEMEVPVVVGSGNLISNKNLVEEHDKELKDAVKTELNPAMPGDSTPNIGGTKLGSNMKNEDEGSFRIFLKGKSRRKQTLRIPISLLNKTYSSRSFKLDYNRVVRENDIFRPASVSFAEVVSSGN, from the exons ATGGCGCCCAAGAGCAAGCGTGGAAAGGCCAAGggtgaaaagaaaaagaaagatgagAAAG TCCTCCCTGTGGCCATTGACATCATCGTCAACCTGCCGGACCAGTCTGATGTCATTCTCAAG GGGATTTCCACGGACAGGATCATTGATGTGAGGAGGCTGCTCTGCGTCAACACCGCCACGTGTGCAATCACAAACTACTCCCTCTCGCATGAG ACTCGTGATGGTCACTTGAAGGATGGTGCTGATATTGCGACATTGAAGCCATATACTCTCACCCTCCTAGAAG GGGAGTATGATGAGGATAGCGCGGTGGCGCACGTGCGGAGGCTGCTGGACATTGTTGCCTGCACCGCCTCCTTCGgcctgccaccgccgccgccgcctcctccgtccCCAAAGGACGCTGATACTGCCAAGGAGCTCTCGAACTCCAAGCCTGCCGCAGCTGGCTCCTCGGGTGGGCGCCGCATGGCCTCGCCGCCACCCCTTCCCAAGGAGTCGCCTGCAAAGGATGCCGAGGCGGCAGCCAAAGAGGCTGCGGCttcggcggagctggaggcagagATGAGCGGTGCGTGCCCCCGCCTCGGAGCCTTCTACGAGTTCTTCTCCCTTGCCAACCTCACACCACCCCTCCACT TTATAAAGCGAGTGACTCAACCTCGACAGGAGGAGCAACCGTCTGATGATCATCTCTTTTACCTTGAG GCGAAGCTTTGTAATGGGAAATTTGTTATTGTTGAAGCTCGGAGAAAGGGTTTCTTCAGTTTTGGGAAGCAGCGTGTTTTGTGCCACAATCTTGTCGACCTATTGAGGCATCTCAGCAGAGCATTTGATAAT GCATACGAGGATCTTATGAAGGCATTTTTGGAACGAAACAAG TTTGGAAATTTTCCTTATGGTTATCGTGCAAATACATGGCTTGTTCCTCCAATTGCTGCCCAGTCACCATCAACATTTCCTCCCCTTCCTGCCGAGGATGAAACTTGGGGAGGCAATGGAGGTGGTTGGGGAAGGGATGGAAAAAGTGACATGTTACCATGGGCCGATGAGTTTCTTTATCTCACATCTATGCCTTGCAAAACCGCCGAGGAGAGGGAAATTCGTGACAGGAGAGCATTCCTGCTTCACAGCCTATTCGTAGATGTTGCCATCTTTAGAGCTATTGCAGCCGTCCGACATGTAATGGAGAGTACAGATGTCTTAGCCTCAACCAAGATAGATGACGTTTTGCATTCTGAGACAGTGGGAAATTTTAGCATCACTGTCACAAGAGATTCTTCAGATGCAAGCTGCAAGTTGGACACTAAGATAGATGGAAGCCGAGCCACAGGAATGGACTCTAAGCATCTTGCAGAGAGGAACCTCTTGAAAGGAATAACTGCAGATGAAAATACTGCTGCACAT GATGTTGACAGTTTGGGCATTGTGAATCTTAGATACTGCGGGTATGTTGCTGTAGCGAAGGTTAACAATATCGAGAAAACCATTGTGAATTCTTCTATTAAGCCTGCTGATATCACAGATCAACCTGAAGGGGGTGCCCATGCATTGAACATTAACAG TTTGAGAATGCTCCTAAATGAAGCCAGTGCAACTGGAGAAAAAAAGATACATACACAAAGTCACAGGCAGGAAGAACTAACTACAGCACAAACTTTTGCTGAGAACTTGTTGAAGGAAAGTCTTCGAAAGCTTGAGGAAGAGGAGACTGATAAACAATCATTTATGAGATGGGAATTGGGTGCCTGTTGGGTTCAGCACTTGCAAGATCAGAAAAATTCTGATAAGGAGAAAAAACAAGGTggtgagaaggaaaagaagaaaatggcGGACAAATCtgtgaaagaaaccaagattgAAGGACTTGGGAAGCCGCTCAAAGCTCTTAAGCACTCTAAAAATGTGGTTGATACTGCTGAAAAGGGACCCTCATCAGGGAACAAAAATTTGTCTGATGGAATAAGCTCTGTGGAAAGCCAGAAAGTCGAGCCATCATCTGTAGAATTGCCTCAAGGAGACTGCATTGCCTCCGAGAATGAAAGCTTGCTGAAGGATGTATTACCGGATTCTGCCTTTACAAGGCTGAAAGATTCAGAAACAGGGCTCCATCAGAAG TCACCACCTGAGTTGATTGAGATGGCTCTGAAGTACTATGATGAAGTTGCACTTCCTAAGCTG GTTGCCGATTTTGGTTCTTTGGAACTTTCACCTGTTGATGGTAGGACCTTGACAGATTTCATGCATACCAGGGGCCTACAGATGCGATCCCTCGGACGAGTT GTCAAACTTTCAGAGAAGCTTTCACACGTACAGTCCCTTTGTGTGCATGAAATGATAGTGAGAGCATTCAAGCATATTGTCCGATCTGTGATTGCTGCCATTTCCGACATGCGACAATTAGCATTAACAATCGCTGCAGTGATGAACTTACTTCTTGGGGTCCCTGAATCTGAATTATCTGGAAGTTCACCTGCTGTGCATCCCGTAGTGTGGAGATGGCTCGTTGCTTTCTTGAAAAAGCGATACCAGTTTGAGCTCACAGAGCAACATTATGATGATGTGAGGAAATACGCTATACTGAGAGGACTATGCCATAAG GTGGGCATTGAATTGGCACCCCGAGATTTTGTCATGGATTCTGCTTTCCCATTTTACAAACAGGACATTATTAGCCTGGTGCCTGTACATAAG CAAGTTGCGTGCTCATCTGCAGATGGAAGGCAACTCCTCGAATCCTCTAAAACGGCTCTTGATAAGGGTAAACTTGAAGATGCTGTTAATTATGGGACTAAG GCTCTTGCCAAGCTTATAATGGTGTGTGGTCCCTATCATCGAATGACAGCTGGAGCTTATAGCCTTCTAGCTGTTGTTTTGTACCACACTGGTGATTTTAATCAG GCTACTATATATCAGCAAAAGGCCTTAGACATCAATGAGAGAGAACTTGGCCTTGATCACCCTGATACAATGAAGAGTTACGGAGACCTTGCTGTTTTCTACTATCGTCTACAACATACAGAACTGGCTCTGAA GTACGTCAAGCGTGCATTATATCTTCTGCATCTTACATGCGGGCCATCTCATCCAAACACAGCTGCGACATATATTAATGTAGCTATGATGGAGGAAGGCTTGGGCAATGTGCATGTAGCTCTTAGGTACTTGCACAAAGCTCTAAAGTGCAACCAGAGATTACTTGGACCTGATCATATCCAG ACTGCTGCGAGCTACCATGCTATCGCCATTGCTCTCTCATTGATGGAAGCTTATTCCTTGAGTGTTCAGCATGAGCAGACAACCTTGCAAATCCTTCGTGCAAAACTTGGACCAGATGATCTTCGGACTCAG GATGCTGCGGCGTGGCTTGAATACTTTGAATCGAAAGTAATTGAGCAACAAGAAGCTGCCCGCAATGGAACTCGAAAACCTGATGCATCAATTGCTAGTAAAGGACACCTAAG TGTATCTGATCTTCTTGATTACATCAATCCCAACGAAGAAAGCAAAGGAAGAGATTCCGAATCAGGCAAGAGGAGGTACTCAAGCATAAAG GTTTTATCACATTCGAGTGAGAATTCAAATGTAGTAAGTCCTGATACATCTCCAAGAGATTCTACTATTGCGATTATAGATGAGGAAAAGCCAAGTAAcgagctgctgcaagatgatagTGCTAAGGTCATGGATATTCCTGAAACTGAGGTTAAAGAGAGTCCTTTATCCATGGAGGTTTCACCACCTTCTGAACAGCTGGTAGAGAGAGCTGAGGTGAACATCAATTCACCTAGGGAGATTTTTGAAGACGAAATACTAGAACAGGATGATGGTTGGCTTCCTGTTCAAAGACCTAAATCAGCTGCAGTTTTAGGAAAACAGATAAAGCATTACCGGCCCGCCATAAGGAAGGCATATGACTCTGAGAATCATACACCAGTAGATGCTTCCCAATATAAGCCAAGGAATTCCTATTCAAATAACCGTTATTACTTCTTGAAGAAGAGAACTGTCGTACCTGCAGCATACACAGATCCTCAACAGCATATGAAAGTCCAGACATCGACTGCCAGGTTTGGTCGTAAGATATACAAGGCTATGACCTACCGGATTAAGCCAGCGACTTCTTCCACAGAAGTGCAAGATACTTCTACGACCACAGAGCGGATAAGTGGTAAAGAAGAAGCCCAAATAGCTTATTCACATGTACACAATCATTCAGTAGATATGAAAGCAAGTGAGCCACATGGAGCTTTGGTTGTAAGTTCTGGAAATCCGCCATCATACAAAGATGTTGCATTGGCACGTCCAGGTACAATAGCCAAGACTCAAATGCAAAAACCTAGAGATGATGTATTGCACCCATCACTTGGTCAAATTATTGCACAAGAAATGAAGGATTCCTTGGTCGATGCAGTTCAAGTGGACCAGAAATCTGTGCCTTCAAATACAAATAATTCCAAAGAAAGAAACAATGTGCCAGAAGAAATGCAGCATTCGGAACAAAGCAGAGAGTCACAGAGTGAACATGAGAGTGACAATACTGGGAAAGATGACTTACCAGATAAATTAACACCAAATACTGAGAAATCTTCTGGCAGTGGCTCTGCAGATGGTAAAACAGACATTACCTTATTCAGTAACAAAGGTCAAGAACCAACAAGTGGTGGCAACTGTGGTGCAGCCACTGAGTTCTCAGATTCTACTGTACCCGCAAAAGCTGAAAAGAGTGCAAAGTCTGGCATACAATTTCCTGAAGAATCTCTACCAACTAGTATTGAACCTATAACAGTTTCAGCCCATACAGCAAGTATGCCAGAAGGCCTTGGAGCTGTTGAAAGTGAGAAGTCAAAGCCTGAATTGCTGCTAAGTAATATTGATATAAAAGAGATGTCTAATAAGAAGCTATCTGCTGCTGCACCTCCATTCAATCCGTCTCCTCCAGCTATCCTTAGCCCACTTGCTGTAAGTGCAAGTGTTGGTCTCCCACCACCAGGTCCCATTCCAGGTGTTGGGCCCTGGCCTATGAATGTCTCCATGCATCCTGGACATTCAAATATGGTGCCAAATGGTCCTCCACTGTGCACATCCCCACATCATTTGTACCCTCCTGCTCCTCGATCTCCTAATCTCTTGCATCCTGTGCCATTTCTTTATCCACCATACAGTCAATCACAGATGGTTCCAAGCAGCACATTTCCCATGAACACTACTATATTTCGCCCTAACCATTATGGATGGCAACCTTATATGAGCCCAGCTGCGTCTGAATTTGTGCCAGGACCAGCATGGTCAAACAGTCATCCAGTCGCTTACATCCCGACCCCACATGTTCCTGACACTATTTCTCAGTCTTTAGCAGATACACATGTTCTATCTGATGCAGCTGTTGTAAGTGTAGGACCTTCACTGGACAGCAATATGGTTGCAGTGAAGGAGGAAATGGAGGTCCCTGTGGTGGTAGGCAGCGGTAATTTGATCAGCAACAAAAATTTGGTAGAGGAACATGATAAAGAGTTAAAGGATGCCGTTAAAACTGAACTTAATCCTGCCATGCCAGGAGACAGCACACCTAATATAGGTGGAACGAAGTTGGGAAGCAACATGAAGAATGAAGATGAAGGCAGTTTTCGGATATTTTTGAAGGGGAAAAGCAGGCGAAAACAAACTCTTAGGATCCCAATAAGTTTGCTTAACAAGACATATAGCTCTCGTTCTTTCAAGCTTGACTACAACAGAGTAGTCAGAGAGAATGACATCTTCAGGCCAGCGAGCGTCTCTTTTGCTGAAGTAGTTTCTTCTGGCAACTGA